In a single window of the Acetivibrio clariflavus DSM 19732 genome:
- the tnpA gene encoding IS66 family insertion sequence element accessory protein TnpA produces MDMEKVTTEQQLSRWAQLIQNRLESGQSIKEFCRTNGVSKATYYYWQKKVSEAKCTVVEEVKEPKIEVPSGWMQLASKPVYPAKATLEIKINGCNVTVNTETDLELLKKVCQVLMSL; encoded by the coding sequence ATGGACATGGAAAAAGTAACAACTGAACAACAATTATCTAGGTGGGCACAATTAATACAAAACCGGCTTGAAAGTGGGCAAAGTATCAAAGAGTTTTGCCGAACGAATGGAGTAAGCAAAGCTACATACTACTATTGGCAAAAGAAAGTCAGTGAAGCAAAGTGTACAGTAGTTGAAGAAGTAAAAGAACCCAAAATCGAAGTACCAAGTGGATGGATGCAGCTTGCATCGAAACCGGTGTACCCTGCAAAAGCTACACTGGAAATTAAAATTAATGGCTGTAATGTCACTGTAAATACGGAAACAGACTTAGAATTATTGAAAAAAGTTTGCCAGGTGTTGATGTCGTTATGA
- the tnpA gene encoding IS66 family insertion sequence element accessory protein TnpA, with the protein MEKQKVTSEQQLSKWAELIQTRLESGQNITEFCRTNGVSKATYYYWQKKVSEAKCTVVEEVKEPKAEVPSGWMQLASKPVSPAKTTLEIKINGCNVIVNTETDLELLKKVCQVLMAL; encoded by the coding sequence ATGGAGAAACAAAAAGTAACTTCTGAACAACAATTATCTAAGTGGGCGGAATTAATTCAAACCCGGCTTGAAAGTGGGCAAAATATCACAGAATTTTGCCGAACGAATGGAGTAAGCAAAGCCACATACTACTATTGGCAGAAAAAAGTTAGTGAAGCAAAGTGTACAGTAGTTGAAGAAGTAAAAGAACCCAAAGCCGAAGTACCAAGTGGATGGATGCAACTTGCATCGAAACCGGTGTCCCCTGCAAAAACTACACTGGAAATTAAAATTAATGGCTGTAATGTCATTGTAAACACGGAAACAGACTTAGAATTGTTAAAAAAAGTTTGCCAGGTGTTGATGGCGTTATGA
- the tnpB gene encoding IS66 family insertion sequence element accessory protein TnpB (TnpB, as the term is used for proteins encoded by IS66 family insertion elements, is considered an accessory protein, since TnpC, encoded by a neighboring gene, is a DDE family transposase.) has translation MIRWNEKPVYLCCRYTDMRKSINGLITLVQESFSLDPFMNALFVFCNRNRNRIKILEWDGDGFWLYFKRLERGRFRWPTEEDSTTMLLDVKELACLIDSARLEKKLSRKEVLERQIS, from the coding sequence ATGATAAGATGGAATGAAAAACCAGTGTATCTTTGCTGTAGATATACGGATATGAGGAAATCCATCAACGGATTAATAACACTGGTACAAGAAAGCTTTTCACTTGATCCGTTTATGAATGCACTGTTTGTGTTCTGTAACAGAAATAGAAACAGGATAAAAATCCTTGAATGGGATGGAGATGGGTTTTGGCTATACTTTAAGCGATTGGAACGAGGTCGATTTCGCTGGCCAACAGAAGAAGATTCAACCACAATGCTTCTTGATGTAAAAGAATTAGCTTGCCTTATCGACAGTGCAAGATTGGAAAAAAAGCTTAGCCGAAAGGAGGTTTTAGAGCGTCAAATTTCATAA
- a CDS encoding phage major capsid protein yields the protein MRFIADLVHEKKQLVEKAEAILQEAEKAGGSLTKEQERQFNRYTDKIKSINESINEELLNIRTSEPILITPQKAVSPIEESKTPVTKAVSKSFRGMFYGNETVSLSNNGFYSMDEFLRTLHSGRADNRLINASMVEGIPEFGGYSVPEEYGAFLMDKSLENEIIRPRATVWAMGSETKKVPAFDGADRTNHLFGGISGEWLEEGQTGTRKTAKLRLIQLKAKKLACFSQASNELIADGMSFEEMLAGALIKGLGWYMDYAFINGTGEGQPLGIINDPALITVNKEASQEPATITYQNVVNMFSRLAPSCFTNAVWLANPSVIPQLLTMTITIGTGGAQIPVFREESGKFTLLGKEVLFTEKCPALGAKGDLILADLSQYAIGMRKEIALDRSNVPGWMEDMTDYRVIVRVDGQGTWDKPITPKNGATLSWAVALEAR from the coding sequence ATGAGATTTATAGCAGATTTGGTACATGAGAAAAAGCAATTGGTGGAAAAAGCAGAAGCCATTTTGCAGGAAGCTGAAAAAGCAGGTGGAAGTTTGACTAAGGAACAGGAGAGACAGTTTAATCGCTACACAGACAAAATAAAGAGCATTAATGAAAGCATTAACGAGGAATTATTAAATATCAGAACCTCTGAGCCAATTCTAATTACACCACAAAAAGCTGTATCTCCTATTGAAGAATCAAAAACTCCTGTAACAAAAGCCGTATCAAAATCATTCAGGGGGATGTTTTATGGAAACGAAACTGTGAGCTTAAGCAACAATGGTTTCTATTCCATGGATGAATTCCTGAGAACACTTCACTCAGGCAGAGCCGACAACAGGCTGATAAATGCCAGCATGGTGGAAGGGATACCTGAATTCGGCGGATATTCCGTACCGGAGGAATACGGAGCCTTCCTGATGGATAAATCCCTGGAGAATGAAATCATCCGTCCCAGAGCAACAGTATGGGCAATGGGAAGCGAAACAAAGAAAGTACCAGCCTTCGATGGAGCAGACAGAACCAATCACCTATTCGGCGGTATTTCAGGAGAATGGCTGGAGGAAGGTCAGACAGGCACACGAAAGACCGCCAAGCTAAGACTGATCCAATTAAAGGCCAAGAAGCTTGCCTGCTTCTCACAGGCATCCAATGAACTCATTGCAGATGGTATGTCCTTTGAAGAAATGCTTGCCGGAGCGCTTATTAAAGGCTTGGGCTGGTACATGGACTATGCCTTTATCAATGGAACCGGTGAAGGTCAGCCTCTTGGTATTATAAATGACCCGGCACTGATTACTGTAAATAAAGAGGCTTCTCAAGAACCAGCTACAATTACCTATCAGAATGTTGTCAATATGTTCTCAAGGCTTGCTCCGTCATGTTTTACCAATGCGGTATGGCTTGCCAATCCATCAGTAATACCACAATTGCTCACCATGACCATTACCATTGGTACTGGTGGTGCTCAGATACCGGTGTTCAGGGAAGAGAGCGGGAAATTCACACTTCTGGGTAAAGAGGTTTTATTCACCGAGAAATGCCCCGCATTGGGTGCTAAGGGAGATTTAATCCTCGCAGACCTTAGCCAGTATGCCATAGGCATGAGGAAAGAGATTGCTCTTGACCGCTCCAATGTTCCCGGCTGGATGGAGGATATGACCGACTACAGGGTGATAGTGCGTGTAGATGGTCAGGGTACCTGGGATAAACCTATAACACCGAAAAACGGAGCAACGCTCTCATGGGCAGTAGCTTTGGAAGCAAGATAG
- a CDS encoding DUF4304 domain-containing protein codes for MNKKEFKKALTKVLFEYGFEIKGNIFRAETSELIVVVATQKSNYENSYYINFGFLIKSLNPEILNPKDNQCDVFGRFTLVISGKECSSINYELVNIDEFCDAFKKSMNEKIKPVLEYGLKKYFEINPLAINTATLKAKQYLNIQN; via the coding sequence ATGAATAAAAAAGAATTTAAAAAAGCATTAACGAAAGTATTATTTGAATACGGATTTGAAATTAAAGGGAATATTTTTAGAGCTGAAACAAGCGAATTAATTGTAGTAGTAGCAACACAAAAGTCCAACTATGAAAATAGCTACTATATAAACTTTGGGTTTCTAATAAAGTCGCTTAATCCAGAAATATTAAATCCAAAAGACAACCAATGTGATGTGTTTGGAAGATTTACATTAGTGATTTCTGGTAAAGAATGTTCCAGCATTAACTATGAATTAGTTAATATTGACGAGTTTTGTGATGCTTTTAAGAAGAGTATGAATGAAAAAATCAAGCCTGTACTTGAGTACGGGTTAAAGAAATATTTTGAAATTAATCCGTTAGCAATCAATACAGCAACACTTAAGGCTAAGCAATATCTTAATATTCAGAATTAG
- the tnpB gene encoding IS66 family insertion sequence element accessory protein TnpB (TnpB, as the term is used for proteins encoded by IS66 family insertion elements, is considered an accessory protein, since TnpC, encoded by a neighboring gene, is a DDE family transposase.), producing MIRWNEKPVYLCCRYTDMRKSINGLITLVQESFSLDPFMNALFVFCNRNRNRIKILEWDGDGFWLYFKRLERGRFRWPTEEDSTTMLLDVNELACLIDSARLEKKLRRKEVLERLIS from the coding sequence ATGATAAGATGGAATGAAAAACCAGTGTATCTTTGCTGTAGATATACGGATATGAGGAAATCTATCAACGGATTAATAACACTGGTACAAGAAAGTTTCTCACTTGATCCGTTTATGAATGCACTGTTTGTGTTCTGTAACAGAAATAGAAACAGGATAAAAATCCTTGAATGGGATGGAGATGGGTTTTGGCTGTACTTTAAGAGGCTAGAACGAGGGCGATTTCGCTGGCCAACAGAAGAAGATTCAACCACAATGCTTCTTGATGTAAACGAATTAGCTTGTCTTATTGATAGTGCCAGATTAGAGAAAAAGCTCAGGAGAAAGGAAGTTTTAGAGCGTCTAATTTCATAA
- a CDS encoding phage/plasmid primase, P4 family → MKQFINIPEELKQLPQWVCHRNKVPFNPVTGASAKAGQLATWASFEDCVNALDGGGYDGIGFEFNNNGIVGIDLDHVIAENGSLSDEAVGIVAMLDSYTEYSPSGKGLHIFVKGDIPVDGRKKGFIEMYKAKRYFTMTGNVYGDKKPINECTEQVKQLFGKYFSDSKSGKSVGTNNPCISSAKDYLSIGLAKDAVFKALWDGEYQSEKCTSESEADLALMGKLLYWCSGNIDAAIEAFIKSPYVAGKDDKHTTKLGRSDYLQRTAVKAMQGLTSTAAGDDEQYCKQQEFTLDDMGNARRLVAMCGNSIRFSYIKNSWYCWDGKVWLEDETGAINRLADNTVEAMYTEAIKLTDQDKRDKLLKHAAKTRSIAGRKAMIEGAKHLEGIPVIPADFDKDVWLLNLQNGVLDLKSDKLYPHNPDYMITQISNASYNPSAKCPRWLDYLDKVTDGNADLMKYMQKAVGYSLTGNTGEECLFILYGTGRNGKGTFAETLIHLLGSYAKTAQVDSLMLKNVSGSGANPDIARLKGARVVNAAEPQKNSRLNESLIKQLTGGDMVTARFLYGKEFEYRPEFKLWINTNYKPQISGNDEGIWSRVKLLPFTVYFPPEKRDPHLKDFLREKEIDGILNWALEGLKLWQKEGLEMPETMKLATTDYRCEMDIMQKFLDDCTKPKNNSSVGALDLYKVYTHWCSENGEYVLSNTKFGRDMNRYLNKRNCRTGVVYLNIELTKPYENAKQDFEEIDFLK, encoded by the coding sequence ATGAAACAGTTTATAAACATTCCAGAGGAACTGAAGCAATTACCACAGTGGGTATGTCATAGAAATAAAGTGCCTTTCAATCCGGTGACAGGAGCATCAGCTAAGGCAGGTCAGCTAGCTACATGGGCAAGTTTTGAGGATTGTGTGAATGCTTTGGATGGCGGAGGCTATGACGGTATCGGCTTTGAATTTAACAATAATGGCATTGTGGGTATAGATCTAGATCATGTTATTGCAGAGAATGGCTCATTATCTGACGAAGCGGTTGGGATTGTAGCAATGCTAGACAGCTACACAGAGTATTCTCCCAGTGGCAAAGGACTTCATATATTCGTCAAGGGTGATATCCCTGTAGATGGCAGGAAGAAAGGCTTTATTGAAATGTATAAAGCCAAAAGGTATTTTACCATGACAGGTAATGTCTATGGTGATAAAAAGCCTATAAATGAGTGCACAGAGCAAGTCAAACAGTTATTTGGTAAATATTTCTCCGATTCCAAATCGGGAAAATCTGTTGGTACAAACAATCCTTGTATCAGTTCTGCAAAGGACTATCTTTCCATCGGACTTGCCAAGGATGCTGTGTTCAAGGCTCTTTGGGATGGTGAATACCAAAGTGAGAAGTGTACCAGCGAGAGTGAAGCAGACCTTGCATTGATGGGTAAGCTGCTCTATTGGTGCTCCGGCAATATAGATGCAGCCATTGAAGCCTTTATCAAATCCCCCTATGTAGCAGGAAAGGATGACAAGCACACAACCAAGCTGGGACGGTCTGACTATCTCCAAAGAACCGCTGTGAAAGCGATGCAAGGCTTGACCTCCACTGCTGCCGGGGATGATGAGCAGTATTGCAAACAGCAGGAATTCACCCTTGATGATATGGGTAATGCCAGAAGGCTTGTAGCCATGTGTGGTAACAGCATCCGTTTCAGTTATATTAAAAATAGTTGGTACTGTTGGGACGGTAAGGTTTGGCTGGAGGATGAGACAGGAGCAATCAACCGTCTTGCGGATAATACCGTTGAAGCCATGTATACAGAGGCTATAAAGCTTACAGATCAAGACAAGAGAGACAAACTTCTGAAGCATGCAGCAAAGACTCGCTCTATTGCGGGCAGAAAAGCAATGATTGAGGGAGCAAAGCACTTGGAGGGTATACCTGTTATTCCGGCAGACTTTGACAAGGATGTGTGGTTGTTAAACCTTCAAAATGGAGTCCTTGATTTGAAATCAGACAAGCTTTATCCACACAATCCCGACTATATGATAACTCAAATCAGCAATGCCAGTTACAATCCAAGTGCTAAATGCCCAAGATGGCTGGATTACCTTGATAAAGTCACCGATGGCAATGCAGACCTTATGAAATACATGCAAAAGGCGGTCGGATATTCCCTAACAGGGAATACAGGCGAGGAATGTCTGTTTATCCTCTATGGTACTGGGCGAAATGGCAAGGGAACATTTGCAGAAACATTAATACATCTTTTAGGTTCATATGCCAAAACTGCACAGGTAGACAGCCTAATGCTCAAAAATGTATCCGGCAGCGGTGCCAATCCCGATATTGCAAGGCTCAAAGGTGCGAGAGTTGTTAATGCAGCAGAACCACAGAAAAACTCAAGGCTCAATGAAAGCCTTATTAAGCAGCTTACAGGGGGTGACATGGTTACAGCTAGATTCCTTTATGGAAAAGAGTTTGAATACCGCCCCGAGTTTAAGCTTTGGATTAATACAAATTACAAACCCCAGATATCCGGCAATGACGAGGGTATCTGGAGCAGAGTTAAGCTGCTACCCTTCACAGTATATTTTCCCCCAGAGAAGCGTGACCCTCATTTGAAGGACTTCCTTCGTGAAAAAGAGATAGATGGAATACTGAACTGGGCATTGGAGGGATTAAAGCTGTGGCAGAAAGAGGGCTTGGAAATGCCGGAAACAATGAAATTGGCTACAACGGACTACCGATGCGAAATGGACATAATGCAGAAATTCTTGGATGATTGCACAAAGCCCAAGAATAACAGCAGTGTCGGAGCATTGGATTTGTACAAGGTTTACACCCACTGGTGTAGTGAAAATGGTGAGTATGTTCTCAGCAATACAAAGTTTGGAAGAGATATGAACCGCTACCTTAACAAACGGAACTGCAGGACTGGGGTGGTTTACCTCAACATTGAACTCACAAAGCCATATGAAAATGCCAAGCAGGACTTTGAAGAAATTGATTTTCTCAAATAG
- the tnpC gene encoding IS66 family transposase has product MNRQEISVEKLLNIIEEKERRIAELEQQVQWFMEQIRLSKRKQFGVSSEQTKIEQINLFNEEEETHNLAISEPQKIEVKAYYRKRTRLTTDKLPEDLPVEVIEHKLPEKECICPECGSGLHTMGKETRDELKIIPAKAVIVRHIRHVYSCRNCEKTSEHTPIVKAEIPEPVIKGSFASPETIAHIATQKFMMGSPLYRQEQEWKQNGIEISRQTMSNWLIKACEDWLEPIYEEMKKRLCEHEVLHADETVMQVLKEPGKAAQSKSYMWLYRTSGDTRHQIILYDYQSDRKHIHPEEFLKGFSGYLHADGYSGYYKLPEKITVVGCWAHVRRKFFDAMEALPKEKQAMSNAAKGVAYCDKLFHLEKQFALLCPENRLKEREKQSKPIIDEFYDWIRKLNVLPKTHLGKAVQYAQYQRKYLERYMLNGRLEISNNRAERSIKPFVIGRKNWLFSNTPSGARASAVYYSLVETAKENGLNPFEYLSWIFTQAPNLGKPGYVSSFADFLPGSVKIPAKVFIPQSKRTELEKYAWEEDE; this is encoded by the coding sequence ATGAATAGACAAGAAATTTCAGTAGAAAAATTACTTAATATAATTGAAGAAAAAGAACGAAGGATAGCTGAATTGGAACAACAAGTCCAATGGTTTATGGAACAAATACGCCTTTCAAAGCGTAAACAATTCGGTGTATCCAGTGAACAAACAAAGATTGAACAAATCAATCTTTTTAACGAAGAGGAAGAGACTCACAATTTAGCTATTTCCGAGCCACAAAAGATAGAAGTAAAAGCTTATTACCGTAAGAGAACTCGTCTGACAACAGATAAGCTTCCGGAAGACTTACCAGTGGAGGTAATTGAGCACAAGTTACCCGAAAAGGAATGTATTTGTCCGGAGTGCGGTAGTGGGTTACATACAATGGGAAAAGAAACCCGTGATGAGTTGAAGATTATACCTGCTAAAGCGGTAATAGTGCGTCATATTAGACATGTATATTCATGCCGAAACTGTGAAAAAACTTCAGAGCATACTCCCATTGTGAAGGCAGAGATACCGGAACCGGTCATAAAGGGAAGCTTTGCATCACCCGAGACAATTGCCCATATAGCGACGCAAAAATTCATGATGGGTTCTCCCTTATATCGTCAGGAGCAGGAATGGAAACAAAATGGCATTGAGATATCAAGGCAGACGATGTCAAATTGGTTGATAAAAGCCTGTGAGGACTGGTTGGAACCGATATATGAGGAAATGAAGAAACGGCTGTGTGAGCATGAGGTACTGCATGCAGATGAAACAGTCATGCAGGTGCTAAAAGAGCCAGGGAAGGCGGCACAGTCAAAGAGTTACATGTGGCTGTACCGAACGAGCGGGGATACAAGACATCAGATAATACTTTATGACTACCAGTCGGACAGAAAGCATATACATCCGGAAGAATTTCTAAAAGGGTTTTCGGGATATTTGCATGCAGACGGATATAGCGGGTATTACAAGTTGCCCGAAAAAATAACTGTAGTAGGTTGTTGGGCCCATGTACGGCGAAAGTTTTTTGACGCAATGGAAGCCCTGCCCAAAGAAAAGCAAGCAATGTCTAATGCTGCAAAGGGAGTAGCATATTGCGATAAACTGTTTCATTTGGAGAAACAGTTTGCATTGCTATGCCCGGAAAACCGGTTAAAAGAACGAGAAAAGCAATCAAAGCCTATCATAGATGAATTTTATGATTGGATAAGAAAATTAAATGTACTTCCCAAAACCCATCTGGGTAAAGCAGTACAATATGCTCAGTACCAGCGAAAATATCTTGAGAGGTATATGCTGAATGGACGATTGGAGATATCAAATAACCGTGCAGAGCGAAGTATAAAGCCTTTCGTAATCGGACGCAAGAACTGGCTTTTCAGTAATACGCCAAGTGGTGCGAGAGCGAGCGCGGTGTACTACAGCCTAGTTGAAACAGCAAAAGAGAATGGATTGAATCCTTTTGAATATTTGTCGTGGATATTTACTCAAGCTCCCAATCTTGGAAAGCCTGGTTATGTGAGCTCGTTTGCAGATTTTCTGCCCGGCAGCGTGAAAATACCTGCTAAGGTGTTTATACCGCAATCCAAAAGAACAGAGCTTGAGAAATATGCGTGGGAGGAAGACGAATGA
- a CDS encoding IS110-like element ISCth6 family transposase encodes MVETLEKERINIYHKRNTCFVGIDMHKDAHCAVVIDCWMNKLGEVNFENRPSRYPAFVEDVRKICGTKEMVFGLEDTRGFGRNLAAYLVGRKFEVKHVNPAYTSAVRLANPIIYKDDSYDAYCVARVLRDMVDTLQDAKHEDIFWTIRQIVKRRDLIVKSNVMNKNQLHSQLAYSYPSYRKFFAMIDSKSALCFWENYPSPEYIWNTTPEEIYQTIKPVHQALKIQRIHEIISMIERDGDTRKDYQPERDFIVRNIVKDIRHNKELIAEIDDELRKLIPLTGYKLHTMPGIDLVTEAQIISEIGDINRFPDSDKLARFMGLAPVQFSSAGKGKDQRCRNGNRALNAIFHFLAIQMVAVSASGKPRHPVFREYFEQKVKEGKNKPQALVCVARRLVRIIYGMMKTKTEYRPYEKADSKN; translated from the coding sequence GTGGTGGAGACATTGGAAAAGGAGAGGATAAACATTTATCATAAACGAAATACCTGCTTTGTTGGAATTGATATGCACAAGGACGCACATTGTGCAGTTGTTATAGATTGTTGGATGAATAAACTGGGTGAGGTTAACTTTGAGAACAGACCATCCAGATATCCTGCATTCGTTGAGGATGTTAGGAAGATTTGCGGGACAAAGGAAATGGTATTCGGGCTTGAGGATACCAGAGGATTCGGCAGAAACCTTGCTGCCTATCTGGTGGGCAGGAAATTTGAAGTCAAGCACGTTAACCCTGCTTATACAAGCGCTGTAAGGCTGGCAAACCCCATTATTTACAAGGATGACTCCTATGATGCCTATTGTGTGGCAAGGGTCCTCAGGGATATGGTGGACACTCTGCAGGATGCCAAGCATGAGGATATATTCTGGACAATCCGGCAGATAGTTAAAAGGCGGGATTTGATTGTAAAGAGCAATGTGATGAACAAGAACCAGCTCCACAGCCAGCTTGCTTATAGCTACCCATCCTACAGGAAATTCTTTGCCATGATTGATTCCAAGAGTGCCTTATGCTTCTGGGAGAACTACCCTTCACCGGAGTATATATGGAACACAACACCGGAAGAAATATATCAGACGATAAAGCCTGTGCATCAGGCGCTTAAAATACAGCGTATTCATGAGATTATATCCATGATTGAAAGGGATGGAGACACAAGAAAGGACTATCAGCCCGAAAGAGATTTTATAGTCAGAAACATCGTAAAGGATATCAGGCACAACAAGGAGTTGATTGCCGAAATTGACGATGAACTAAGAAAGCTGATACCTTTGACAGGCTATAAGCTACATACAATGCCGGGAATCGACCTTGTTACAGAAGCGCAAATAATATCTGAAATCGGAGATATTAACCGCTTCCCAGACTCAGACAAGCTGGCTCGGTTTATGGGCTTGGCACCGGTGCAATTCAGCTCTGCCGGAAAGGGCAAAGACCAAAGGTGCAGGAATGGTAACAGGGCATTAAATGCGATATTTCACTTTCTCGCAATCCAGATGGTAGCAGTATCGGCCTCAGGAAAGCCAAGACACCCGGTATTCAGGGAGTATTTTGAGCAGAAGGTCAAAGAGGGCAAGAACAAGCCACAGGCGCTTGTGTGCGTGGCAAGGCGGCTTGTGAGGATAATCTACGGTATGATGAAAACTAAGACTGAATACAGGCCATATGAGAAGGCTGACAGCAAGAACTGA